One Setaria viridis chromosome 7, Setaria_viridis_v4.0, whole genome shotgun sequence genomic region harbors:
- the LOC117863467 gene encoding D-3-phosphoglycerate dehydrogenase 3, chloroplastic, producing the protein MAAPTPTTAAATTHHRILLPSPRGALAPAFLRLPLRAHQPQSHAQRAARLPAAPVAAAAPAASTASPDAPSSGAVPGKPTVLVAEKLGAAGLALLREFANVDCSYGLSPEELRAKISLCDALIVRSGTKVGRDVFEASGGRLRVVGRAGVGIDNVDLAAATEHGCLVVNAPTANTVAAAEHGIALLTAMARNIAQADASLKAGTWQRNKYVGVSLVGKTLAILGFGKVGSEVARRAKGLGMHVIAHDPYASADRARAIGVELVSMEEAMTTADFISLHMPLTPATNKMLNDEAFAKMKKGVRIINVARGGVIDEEALVRALDSGVVAQAALDVFTKEPPAPDNKLVLHENVTVTPHLGASTVEAQEGVAIEIAEAVIGALKGELAASAVNAPMVPAEVLSELAPFVVLAEKLGRLAVQLVAGGGGIKSVKVTYASARAPDDLDTRLLRAMITKGLIEPISSVFVNLVNADFTAKQRGVRITEERILLDGSPETPIDYIQVQIANVESKFPSAISETGEITVEGRVKDGVPHLTKVGAFQVDVSLEGSLILCRQVDQPGMIGSVGSVLGEENVNVSFMSVGRLAPRKHAVMAIGVDEEPSKGTLTRIGEIPAIEEFVFLKL; encoded by the exons ATGGCGGCGCCGACcccgaccaccgccgccgccaccacccaccaccGCATCCTCCTCCCGTCCCCGCGCGGCGCCCTCGCgcccgccttcctccgcctGCCCCTCCGCGCGCATCAGCCCCAATCCCACGCCCAGCGCGCGgcgcgcctccccgccgccccggTCGCGGCCGCGGCCCCCGCGGCGTCCACCGCGTCCCCCGACGCGCCGTCCTCGGGGGCCGTCCCGGGGAAGCCCACGGTCCTCGTCGCCGAGAAGCTCGGCGCCGCGGGGCTCGCTCTGCTGCGGGAGTTCGCCAACGTCGACTGCTCCTACGGCCTCTCCCCCGAGGAGCTCCGCGCCAAGATCTCGCTCTGCGACGCGCTCATCGTCAGGTCCGGGACCAAGGTCGGCCGCGACGTCTTCGAGGCGTCCGGGGGAAGGCTCCGCGTCGTCGGCCGCGCGGGTGTCGGGATCGACAacgtcgacctcgccgccgccaccgagcaCGGATGCCTCGTCGTCAACGCGCCCACCGCTaacaccgtcgccgccgcggagcacGGCATCGCGCTGCTCACCGCCATGGCAAGGAACATCGCGCAGGCTGACGCGTCCCTCAAGGCTG GTACATGGCAGCGCAACAAGTATGTTGGTGTGTCTCTTGTGGGCAAAACTCTTGCTATTCTTGGATTTGGAAAGGTCGGTTCAGAAGTTGCACGTCGTGCTAAGGGTTTAGGAATGCACGTGATTGCACATGATCCGTATGCTTCTGCTGACCGGGCTCGTGCAATTGGAGTCGAGCTAGTTAGCATGGAGGAGGCCATGACAACTGCTGACTTCATCTCACTGCACATGCCTCTTACCCCTGCAACAAACAAGATGCTCAACGATGAGGCCTTCGCTAAGATGAAGAAGGGTGTTCGCATTATTAATGTTGCACGTGGTGGTGTAATTGATGAAGAAGCTCTGGTCAGGGCTCTTGATTCAGGAGTAGTAGCACAG GCTGCTCTTGATGTGTTCACTAAAGAGCCCCCAGCACCTGACAACAAGCTGGTGCTGCACGAGAATGTTACTGTCACGCCGCACCTGGGTGCCAGCACAGTGGAAGCACAg GAAGGAGTGGCTATTGAGATAGCTGAAGCTGTCATTGGAGCTCTGAAAGGGGAGCTTGCAGCTTCTGCAGTCAATGCTCCAATGGTTCCTGCTGAG GTGCTGTCAGAGCTTGCACCTTTTGTTGTGCTTGCAGAAAAGCTTGGGCGCCTGGCTGTTCAACTagtggctggtggtggtggcatcaAGTCTGTGAAGGTGACCTATGCATCTGCACGGGCTCCTGATGATCTTGACACAAGACTTCTCCGTGCAATGATCACCAAGGGATTGATCGAACCAATCTCCAGTGTTTTTGTCAACCTGGTGAATGCTGACTTCACTGCAAAACAAAGGGGAGTTCGCATCACCGAGGAGAGAATCCTGTTGGACGGCTCACCAGAGACACCTATTGATTACATTCAAGTTCAGATCGCCAATGTTGAGTCCAAATTTCCCAGTGCGATATCCGAGACTGGAGAGATCACCGTGGAGGGGAGGGTGAAGGATGGCGTCCCTCATCTAACAAAGGTTGGAGCGTTCCAGGTAGATGTGAGCTTGGAAGGAAGCCTGATCCTTTGCAGGCAGGTTGATCAGCCTGGCATGATTGGATCAGTAGGAAGTGTCCTGGGAGAGGAGAATGTCAATGTCAGTTTCATGAGTGTCGGAAGACTCGCTCCTCGCAAGCATGCTGTCATGGCAATTGGTGTTGATGAAGAACCAAGCAAGGGCACACTGACAAGGATTGGGGAGATTCCTGCAATCGAAGAGTTTGTTTTCCTGAAGCTCTAG